In Lepisosteus oculatus isolate fLepOcu1 chromosome 15, fLepOcu1.hap2, whole genome shotgun sequence, one genomic interval encodes:
- the pcdh8 gene encoding protocadherin-8 — MSHRKLNLGGSSIVLLALLCIAQSKTVKYFTYEEDAPGTEIGNLSRDLKIDPAEDPQTSFRFMQKAGSSFIRMREIDGLLTTGERIDREKLCGQSPRCLITFDIISFSKEKFQLIHVEIEVKDINDNSPQFPHNETYIDISESAAVGTRFPLDIAVDQDVGPNYIQSYHITFNSHFGIEVHSREDGVKFAELVLLKELDRETEDSYTLKVSAVDGGNPPVSGLVTVQIKVLDFNDNSPVFEHSKLKVELYEDAPVGYLLLKLNAFDPDEGKNGEVVYGFVDELSYEIKQVFQIDPASGHITLREQVDYEKKTTYELNIQAYDLGLNSVPSTCKVIVEVVDVNDNAPEIRIKPMTSMNDGIAYITEAAAEDSFVALVSTSDRDSGANGYVQCSLQGHWHFRLQQAYGDTFMIVTTAALDREKTAEYNLTVIAEDLGSPPFKTIKQYTIRVGDENDNAPLFGKPVYEVSVKENNAPGSYITTVVARDLDLGHNGQVTYKLIDGDVLLGSPLSTFVSLDPVSGALYAVRSFNYELIKQIEVTIQASDGGFPQLTNTALIRVKIEDQNDNAPLIVHPILQNSSADVPIPYNAPSSYLAVQIKARDSDEGVNGEVSYRILEDPQMLFSINKQTGEIYLKNALTFVCGDMLKVKIAVNDNGRPSLSSTATVRFFVTEMPLSNDQVVLMLPSSVDTHSEMDVSLIVIIMLGGGCAVLLIAIISVAVSCKINSRGRNYAAKKDSSHRIFERNPLSMHSPHGSSIFIGSRVIASDQVASSRDGDVSSCLYEEGSEDSETRVFLPNRTFSPKHFEPTTLWHDEKFSLQLSGIGNTDQLSVKDSGKGDSDFNDSDSDISGEGSKKFPSTFNPRPNGTTQPPISRSADSGERYCVIPTHANLSCRNGYTISFSQAPAYNQQPYPSSWRDSCYRTNIPKTKGLLQAIPRTGTLPAQFCHHGAVTRTADIEKVNDCLSAPTPLSEVATSF; from the exons GGAGAAGCTCTGCGGTCAGTCCCCACGGTGTCTCATAACCTTCGACATCATCTCTTTTTCCAAGGAAAAGTTTCAGCTCATTCACGTGGAGATTGAGGTGAAAGACATCAATGACAACTCGCCGCAATTCCCGCACAACGAAACGTACATTGACATTTCGGAGAGCGCCGCAGTGGGGACGAGATTTCCACTGGACATAGCGGTCGACCAGGATGTGGGTCCGAATTACATTCAGAGCTATCATATCACATTCAACAGTCACTTTGGCATTGAGGTGCATAGCAGGGAGGACGGAGTTAAATTTGCGGAGCTTGTGCTGCTGAAAGAGCTGGACAGGGAAACAGAAGACTCCTACACCCTCAAGGTGTCGGCTGTGGATGGAGGGAATCCGCCAGTTTCAGGGTTAGTGACTGTTCAGATCAAAGTGCTTGATTTCAATGACAACAGTCCTGTCTTCGAGCACAGTAAACTCAAAGTAGAACTGTATGAGGATGCGCCCGTGGGTTACCTTCTGTTAAAGCTGAACGCCTTTGATCCCGACGAAGGTAAAAACGGGGAAGTTGTCTATGGGTTCGTAGACGAATTATCTTATGAGATCAAACAGGTTTTTCAAATAGACCCCGCTTCTGGACACATCACACTAAGAGAACAAGTTGATTACGAGAAGAAGACAACGTATGAGCTTAATATCCAGGCTTACGATCTAGGGCTTAATTCTGTCCCTTCTACCTGCAAGGTTATTGTGGAAGTTGTAGATGTAAACGACAACGCACCTGAGATACGTATCAAACCGATGACTTCCATGAACGACGGGATCGCGTACATAACGGAAGCCGCTGCTGAGGACAGTTTTGTTGCGCTGGTCAGCACCTCTGACAGGGATTCCGGTGCTAACGGGtacgtgcagtgcagcttgcAAGGTCACTGGCACTTCCGACTGCAGCAGGCCTACGGCGACACCTTCATGATCGTGACGACCGCGGCTTTAGATCGAGAGAAGACAGCAGAATACAACCTGACCGTGATAGCCGAAGATCTGGGGTCTCCTCCGTTCAAAACCATAAAGCAGTACACTATAAGAGTAGGTGATGAAAATGACAACGCTCCCCTTTTCGGCAAACCTGTGTATGAAGTTTCGGTGAAGGAGAACAACGCCCCGGGTTCATACATAACAACTGTAGTGGCCCGCGATCTTGATTTGGGACACAATGGCCAAGTCACTTACAAACTCATTGATGGAGATGTATTGCTGGGATCTCCCTTATCTACGTTTGTTTCTCTTGACCCGGTATCGGGCGCCTTGTATGCTGTAAGGTCTTTTAACTACGAATTAATTAAGCAAATTGAAGTGACAATTCAAGCTAGCGATGGTGGGTTTCCACAACTAACAAATACGGCGTTAATCAGAGTTAAAATAGAGGACCAAAATGACAATGCACCTCTTATTGTTCATCCCATTTTGCAAAACAGCTCTGCAGACGTGCCAATACCGTATAATGCTCCGTCTAGCTACCTTGCTGTCCAAATCAAGGCAAGAGATTCGGATGAAGGTGTTAACGGTGAGGTGTCTTACAGAATTTTAGAAGATCCGCAAATGCTTTTTTCTATCAATAAGCAAACAggtgaaatttatttaaaaaacgcTCTAACATTTGTTTGTGGAGACATGCTCAAAGTAAAGATTGCAGTAAACGACAACGGACGACCCTCTTTGTCATCCACTGCTACAGTACGCTTCTTTGTTACAGAAATGCCTCTTTCAAATGATCAAGTAGTGCTTATGCTGCCCTCAAGTGTTGACACACATTCTGAGATGGACGTCTCACTCATCGTTATAATCATGCTAGGCGGCGGTTGTGCTGTATTGCTGATCGCTATTATAAGTGTCGCCGTTTCTTGCAAAATTAACAGTAGAGGAAGAAATTATGCAGCCAAAAAGGACTCTAGCCACAGAATATTTGAAAGAAACCCACTCTCAATGCATAGTCCACATGGCTCATCTATATTCATTGGATCACGAGTTATCGCCAGCGATCAAGTTGCATCCTCACGGGACGGGGATGTCTCTAGCTGCCTGTACGAGGAGGGAAGCGAGGATTCGGAAACTAGG GTTTTCCTACCCAACCGTACCTTCAGTCCAAAACATTTCGAGCCCACCACCCTATGGCATGATGAAAAGTTCAGTTTACAATTGAG TGGTATTGGGAACACAGATCAGCTGAGCGTAAAGGACAGCGGTAAAGGTGACAGCGACTTCAATGACAGTGATTCAGACATCAGCGGAGAAGGATCGAAGAAATTCCCCAGCACCTTTAATCCGCGGCCCAATG GTACAACTCAACCTCCGATCAGCAGAAGTGCGGATTCTGGAGAGAGATACTGTGTGATCCCGACTCACGCAAACCTATCTTGTAGGAATGGGTACACAATTTCATTTTCTCAAGCACCCGCATACAATCAGCAGCCTTACCCCAGTTCCTGGAGAGACTCGTGCTATCGTACAAACATCCCCAAAACGAAAGGCTTGTTGCAGGCTATCCCCAGGACAGGAACGCTTCCCGCTCAGTTCTGTCACCATGGAGCAGTCACCCGCACAGCCGACATCGAGAAAGTGAACGATTGCCTTTCCGCACCGACACCTTTGTCTGAGGTTGCGACTTCATTTTAA